In Streptomyces sp. NBC_00704, a genomic segment contains:
- a CDS encoding NAD(P)-dependent oxidoreductase — MTDKLTVSVLGTGIMGAAMARNVARAGHTVRAWNRTRAKAGPLAEDGVHVTDTPEEAVEGADVVLTMLHDGPAALEVMRRAAPALRSGAAWVQSTTAGIEAVGDLAAFARAHGLVFFDAPVLGTRRPAEAGQLTVLAAGPQAGRAAVTPVLEAVGARTVWTGEDGAEGSATRLKLVANSWVLAATAAAGEVLALSQALDVDPHAFFDLIEGGPLDMGYLKAKSALVLDDRLSPAQFAVTTAAKDARLIVEAGRSNGVRLDVAAATAERLERAAAQGHGDEDMVAAYFASFDERAGSAEGA, encoded by the coding sequence ATGACAGACAAGCTGACCGTGAGCGTCCTCGGCACGGGCATCATGGGCGCCGCGATGGCGCGCAACGTCGCCCGGGCCGGACACACCGTGCGGGCCTGGAACCGCACCCGCGCCAAGGCGGGGCCGCTCGCCGAGGACGGCGTGCACGTGACCGACACCCCCGAGGAGGCCGTCGAGGGCGCGGACGTCGTTCTGACCATGCTCCACGACGGCCCCGCCGCACTGGAGGTCATGCGCCGGGCGGCCCCCGCGCTGCGTTCCGGCGCGGCCTGGGTGCAGTCGACGACCGCCGGGATCGAGGCGGTCGGCGACCTCGCCGCCTTCGCCCGCGCCCACGGCCTGGTCTTCTTCGACGCGCCCGTGCTGGGCACCCGCCGGCCCGCCGAGGCCGGTCAGCTGACCGTGCTCGCGGCGGGACCGCAGGCCGGACGCGCCGCGGTGACCCCGGTCCTGGAGGCCGTCGGCGCGCGCACCGTGTGGACCGGCGAGGACGGGGCCGAGGGCAGCGCCACCCGTCTGAAACTGGTCGCCAACAGCTGGGTGCTCGCGGCCACCGCGGCGGCCGGCGAGGTCCTCGCCCTGTCACAGGCGCTGGACGTCGACCCCCACGCGTTCTTCGACCTCATCGAGGGCGGCCCGCTCGACATGGGGTACCTGAAGGCGAAGTCGGCCCTGGTCCTCGACGACCGGCTCTCGCCCGCCCAGTTCGCCGTGACCACCGCCGCCAAGGACGCGCGTCTGATCGTCGAGGCCGGGCGCTCCAACGGCGTCCGGCTGGACGTGGCGGCGGCGACCGCCGAGCGGCTGGAGCGCGCCGCCGCCCAGGGGCACGGCGACGAGGACATGGTCGCCGCCTATTTCGCCAGCTTCGACGAGCGGGCCGGGTCGGCGGAAGGGGCCTGA
- a CDS encoding ROK family protein, translating into MSGKADPRSAGEGTTSRARLDRGRGALGPALELVHTGRAPTRAVLTAELGVTRATAGAVAAELEALGLIRVDARPAAAAGSQGRPSHRLEVAREGPVVLAAQVHSDGYRAALVGLGGRIVATTPSCETVDADPAKVLGAAVDAGAELLRTTGRRCVGAGLAVPSAVTEPEGLALNPLHLAWPVGAPVREIFAERVRAAGVTGPAFAANDVNLAALAEHRHGAGRGARDLLCVATGHRGVGGALVLDGRLHTGSSGLALEVGHLTVNPEGRPCHCGSRGCLDVEADPLALLTAAGREPGPEGSLLRQANELIREEHGDPAVRTAVETLIDRLGLGLAGLVNILNPDRIVLGGLHGTLLDADPGRLRAVVSDRSLWGHSGGVPILACSLDHNSLVGAAELAWQPVLDDPLGALPAG; encoded by the coding sequence ATGAGCGGCAAGGCGGACCCCCGGTCGGCGGGGGAAGGGACCACCTCGAGGGCGCGGTTGGACCGGGGGCGTGGAGCGCTCGGCCCCGCGTTGGAGCTCGTGCACACCGGACGGGCACCCACCCGGGCCGTGCTCACCGCGGAACTCGGCGTCACGCGGGCCACGGCGGGCGCGGTCGCCGCGGAGCTGGAGGCGCTGGGACTGATCCGGGTGGACGCGCGGCCCGCCGCGGCGGCGGGATCGCAGGGCCGTCCCTCCCACCGGCTGGAAGTCGCCCGCGAGGGGCCGGTCGTGCTGGCCGCCCAGGTCCACTCCGACGGATACCGGGCCGCGCTGGTCGGCCTCGGCGGGCGGATCGTCGCCACGACGCCCAGCTGCGAGACCGTCGACGCCGACCCGGCCAAGGTCCTCGGCGCGGCCGTCGACGCCGGGGCGGAACTGCTGCGGACGACCGGCAGGCGCTGTGTCGGCGCCGGGCTCGCCGTGCCGTCCGCGGTCACCGAGCCCGAGGGTCTGGCGCTGAACCCGCTGCACCTGGCGTGGCCGGTGGGAGCGCCCGTGCGGGAGATCTTCGCCGAGCGGGTCCGGGCGGCGGGCGTCACCGGCCCGGCCTTCGCGGCCAACGACGTCAATCTCGCCGCCCTCGCCGAGCACCGGCACGGCGCGGGACGCGGCGCCCGCGATCTGCTGTGCGTGGCCACCGGGCACCGGGGCGTCGGCGGCGCGCTCGTGCTCGACGGCCGCCTGCACACGGGCAGTTCGGGCCTCGCCCTCGAGGTCGGCCATCTCACCGTCAACCCCGAGGGACGGCCCTGCCACTGCGGCAGCCGCGGCTGCCTCGACGTCGAGGCCGATCCGCTCGCGCTGCTCACCGCGGCCGGCCGCGAGCCCGGCCCGGAAGGCTCCCTGCTGCGCCAGGCCAACGAACTGATCCGCGAGGAACACGGCGATCCGGCCGTCCGCACGGCCGTGGAGACCCTGATCGACCGGCTCGGGCTGGGCCTGGCGGGCCTGGTCAACATCCTCAATCCCGACCGCATCGTCCTCGGCGGCCTGCACGGCACCCTCCTGGACGCCGACCCGGGCCGGCTGCGCGCGGTCGTCTCCGACCGCAGTCTGTGGGGGCACAGCGGAGGGGTGCCGATCCTCGCCTGCTCCCTCGACCACAACAGCCTGGTCGGCGCGGCCGAACTCGCCTGGCAGCCGGTCCTGGACGACCCGCTGGGAGCGCTGCCCGCCGGGTGA
- a CDS encoding alpha-ketoglutarate-dependent dioxygenase AlkB family protein yields MDTGLFAREPAQVAPGAVHLPDWLDDARQRELLKACREWARPPAGLRTVRTPGGGVMTARQVCLGWHWYPYAYARTVADGDGAPVKPFPDWLGELGRRAVSDALGPAEAEGAAYDIALVNFYEGDARMGMHRDADERATAPVVSLSLGDACVFRFGNTRTRTRPYADVELRSGDLFVFGGASRLAYHGVPRVLPGTAPASLGLTGRLNVTLRVSGFPDAA; encoded by the coding sequence ATGGACACCGGACTGTTTGCGCGGGAACCGGCCCAGGTCGCGCCGGGCGCGGTGCATCTGCCCGACTGGCTGGACGACGCCCGCCAGCGCGAGCTGCTGAAGGCCTGCCGGGAGTGGGCCCGCCCCCCGGCCGGCCTGCGCACGGTCCGCACGCCCGGCGGCGGCGTCATGACCGCGCGCCAGGTCTGCCTGGGGTGGCACTGGTACCCCTACGCCTACGCCCGCACGGTCGCCGACGGCGACGGCGCGCCCGTCAAGCCGTTCCCGGACTGGCTGGGCGAGCTGGGCCGGCGCGCCGTGTCCGACGCGCTGGGCCCGGCGGAGGCCGAGGGCGCCGCCTACGACATCGCGCTGGTGAACTTCTACGAGGGCGACGCCCGGATGGGCATGCACCGGGACGCCGACGAGCGGGCCACGGCGCCCGTCGTCTCCCTCAGCCTCGGCGACGCCTGCGTCTTCCGCTTCGGCAACACGAGGACGCGCACCCGGCCCTACGCGGACGTGGAACTACGCAGCGGCGACCTGTTCGTGTTCGGAGGAGCGTCCAGACTCGCCTACCACGGGGTGCCGCGGGTGCTGCCGGGCACGGCCCCGGCCTCGCTCGGACTGACCGGACGGCTGAACGTCACCCTGCGCGTCAGCGGCTTCCCGGACGCCGCCTGA
- a CDS encoding methyltransferase — MRTPWGEVSLARFPEDPRETLRAWDAADAYLLRHLAEREVPWTGSVVVLGDRWGALVTALAAHRPTQITDSWLGQEATRENLARAGVGAGAVGLLTTQDPVPERIDVLLVRVPKSLALLEDQLLRLAPAVHAETVVVGAGMVKEIHTSTLRLFERILGPTRTSLAEQKARLVFCTPDPSLKRPRNPWPHTYDLPDDVGGALAGRPVVNHAGVFCAERLDIGTRFFLEHLPRTTGRRRVVDLGCGNGVVGTAVALADPAAEVLFTDESFQAVASAEATYKANGVPGHAEFRVGDGLAGVADGSVDVVLNNPPFHSHQATTDATAWRMFTGARRALRPGGELWVVGNRHLGYHVKLKRLFGACETVAGDRKFVVLKAVSPQ; from the coding sequence ATGAGGACGCCGTGGGGCGAGGTCTCCCTGGCCCGCTTCCCCGAGGACCCGCGCGAGACGCTGCGCGCGTGGGACGCCGCCGACGCGTACCTGCTCAGACACCTCGCCGAGCGCGAGGTGCCGTGGACGGGTTCCGTGGTCGTGCTCGGCGACCGCTGGGGCGCGCTGGTCACGGCGCTCGCGGCACACCGTCCGACGCAGATCACGGACTCGTGGCTGGGCCAGGAGGCGACCCGGGAGAACCTCGCGCGGGCCGGTGTCGGGGCCGGCGCCGTCGGGCTGCTCACCACGCAGGACCCGGTGCCGGAGCGGATCGACGTGCTGCTGGTCCGGGTGCCCAAGAGCCTCGCGCTGCTGGAGGACCAGCTGCTGCGGCTCGCGCCCGCGGTGCACGCGGAGACGGTGGTCGTCGGCGCCGGCATGGTGAAGGAGATCCACACGTCGACGCTGCGGCTGTTCGAGCGGATCCTCGGGCCGACGCGGACCTCGCTCGCCGAGCAGAAGGCCCGGCTGGTGTTCTGCACGCCGGACCCGTCGCTGAAGCGCCCCCGCAATCCGTGGCCGCACACCTACGACCTGCCCGACGACGTCGGCGGCGCTCTCGCGGGCCGGCCGGTCGTCAATCACGCGGGTGTGTTCTGCGCGGAGCGGCTCGACATCGGCACCCGGTTCTTCCTGGAGCATCTGCCGCGGACCACGGGGCGGCGGCGGGTCGTCGACCTGGGCTGCGGCAACGGGGTCGTCGGCACGGCGGTGGCGCTGGCCGACCCGGCCGCCGAGGTGCTGTTCACGGACGAGTCGTTCCAGGCGGTGGCGTCGGCGGAGGCCACGTACAAGGCCAACGGGGTGCCGGGGCACGCCGAGTTCCGGGTGGGCGACGGGCTCGCGGGGGTCGCCGACGGCAGTGTGGACGTCGTGCTCAACAACCCGCCGTTCCACTCGCACCAGGCCACGACCGACGCGACGGCCTGGCGCATGTTCACCGGGGCGCGGCGCGCGCTGCGGCCGGGCGGTGAGCTGTGGGTGGTGGGCAACCGTCATCTGGGCTACCACGTGAAGCTGAAGCGGCTGTTCGGCGCCTGTGAGACGGTCGCCGGCGACCGCAAGTTCGTGGTCCTGAAGGCGGTCAGCCCGCAGTGA
- a CDS encoding class II fructose-bisphosphate aldolase: MPLTTTGDLVTRAHTARTAVAAFNIVALEHIEAVVAGAEAAGVPVVLQISENAVAFRQGQVLPLARAAAVAAERALVPVALHLDHVRSDLLLGQAAEAGFSSVMYDASRLPYEANLAATRSAVEQAHAQGLWIEAELGEIGGKGAHVAGARTDPAEARAFVAASGVDALAVAVGSVHAMTDRTAALDHGLIGRLGAALDVPLVLHGSSGVPDHELRAAVAGGIAKVNIGTALNQAMTGAVRAHLAAHPDVVDARRYLAAGREAMARTVERIVAGAGLTAG, encoded by the coding sequence ATGCCCCTCACCACCACCGGCGACCTGGTCACCCGGGCCCACACCGCCCGGACCGCCGTCGCGGCCTTCAACATCGTCGCCCTGGAACACATCGAGGCGGTCGTCGCGGGGGCGGAGGCGGCCGGCGTCCCCGTCGTGCTCCAGATCAGCGAGAACGCCGTCGCCTTCCGGCAGGGGCAGGTGCTGCCGCTGGCCCGCGCGGCCGCCGTCGCCGCCGAACGGGCCCTCGTGCCCGTCGCGCTGCACCTCGACCACGTCCGCAGCGACCTGCTCCTCGGCCAGGCGGCGGAGGCGGGCTTCAGCTCCGTCATGTACGACGCCTCCCGGCTCCCCTACGAGGCCAACCTCGCCGCGACCCGCTCGGCCGTCGAGCAGGCGCACGCCCAAGGACTGTGGATCGAGGCGGAGTTGGGAGAGATCGGCGGAAAGGGCGCCCATGTCGCCGGGGCCCGCACCGACCCGGCCGAGGCGCGCGCGTTCGTCGCCGCATCGGGCGTGGACGCCCTGGCCGTCGCCGTCGGCAGCGTCCACGCGATGACCGACCGCACCGCCGCCCTCGACCACGGGCTGATCGGCCGGCTCGGCGCGGCACTCGACGTGCCCCTCGTCCTGCACGGCTCCTCCGGAGTCCCGGACCACGAACTGCGGGCGGCCGTCGCCGGCGGCATCGCCAAGGTCAACATCGGCACCGCGCTCAACCAGGCCATGACCGGCGCCGTCCGCGCCCACCTGGCGGCGCACCCCGACGTCGTCGACGCCCGCCGCTACCTCGCCGCGGGCCGCGAGGCCATGGCGCGCACCGTGGAGCGGATCGTCGCCGGGGCGGGACTCACTGCGGGCTGA
- a CDS encoding SIS domain-containing protein, translated as MTHVEDELTDQPACWSRAAAQADACAKELPEPGERVAIVGCGTSCFMARSAAALRESAGHGETDAFAASEFPYGRRYDRVVVLTRSGTTTEILDLLARLRGRTRTTAITADPDTPVTTAADHVIVLDRADERSVVQTRFATTALTLLRARVGLHTDAVVEDARTALAEPLPQGLLECGQFTFLGRGWTAGLADEAALKMREASLSWTEAYPAMEYRHGPISVSTRGTAVWMFGKAPRGLADEVRATGALWIEGTLDPLAELVRAQRLAVALAAARGLDPDRPRHLTRSVILAP; from the coding sequence ATGACGCACGTCGAGGACGAACTGACCGACCAGCCCGCGTGCTGGAGCCGGGCCGCCGCCCAAGCCGACGCCTGCGCGAAGGAGTTGCCCGAGCCGGGGGAGCGGGTGGCGATCGTGGGCTGCGGCACCTCCTGCTTCATGGCCCGGTCCGCGGCGGCGCTGCGCGAGAGCGCGGGACACGGCGAGACGGACGCCTTCGCCGCCTCGGAGTTCCCGTACGGCCGCCGCTACGACCGGGTCGTCGTCCTGACCCGCTCCGGCACCACCACCGAGATCCTCGACCTGCTCGCCCGGCTGCGCGGACGCACCCGCACGACCGCGATCACCGCCGACCCGGACACCCCGGTGACGACCGCCGCCGACCACGTGATCGTCCTGGACCGTGCCGACGAACGCTCCGTCGTGCAGACCCGGTTCGCCACCACCGCCCTCACCCTGCTGCGCGCCCGCGTCGGGCTGCACACCGACGCCGTCGTCGAGGACGCCCGCACCGCGCTCGCCGAGCCCTTGCCTCAAGGCCTCCTGGAGTGCGGGCAGTTCACCTTCCTCGGACGGGGCTGGACGGCCGGACTCGCCGACGAGGCCGCCCTGAAGATGCGCGAGGCCTCGCTGTCCTGGACCGAGGCCTACCCCGCCATGGAATACCGGCACGGGCCCATCAGCGTCAGCACGCGGGGCACGGCCGTCTGGATGTTCGGGAAGGCGCCGCGCGGCCTGGCCGACGAGGTGCGCGCCACCGGCGCGCTGTGGATCGAGGGCACGCTGGACCCCCTCGCCGAACTGGTGCGGGCCCAGCGCCTCGCCGTCGCCCTGGCCGCGGCGCGCGGCCTCGATCCGGACCGGCCCCGCCACCTCACCCGCTCGGTGATCCTCGCCCCCTGA
- the htpG gene encoding molecular chaperone HtpG translates to MSTETFEFQVEARQLLQLMIHSVYSNKDVFLRELVSNASDALDKLRLAALRDDTLDADVSDLHIDIETDPEARTLTVRDNGIGMSYDEVGRLIGTIANSGTAAFVQELREAQDEAGAEGLIGQFGVGFYSGFMVADEMTLLTRRAGEGHGTRWSSRGEGTYTLERVDDAPQGTTVTLHLKPADSDDQLHDYTSEWTIREIVKRYSDFITWPIRMIPKAAAGDTPEGSDDETAAPREPETLNSMKALWARSREDVSDDEYHELYKHISHDWREPLETIRLQAEGTFEYQALLFVPSHAPHDLYNQNYKRGVQLYVKRVFIMDDCEALLPPYLRFVKGVVDAADLSLNVSREILQQDRHIRMMQRRLTKKVVSTVKDMMTAAPERYATFWREFGAVLKEGLLSDADNRDALLAVSSFATTHSEDEPTTLKSYVERMKDGQDAVYYLTGESRESIENSPHMEAFRAKGIEVLLLTDPVDEVWVDAVGEFEGKPLRSVAKGEVDLGGEDDEKAEGEREKQGEEYAALLGWMTEHLDDDVKEVRLSSRLTVSPACIVSDAHDLTPALENMYRAMGQEVPRARRILELNPDHVLVKGLNQAYKEREDRTGLAETAELLHGLAVLAEGGRPKEPGRFVKLVADHLERAL, encoded by the coding sequence ATGTCGACCGAAACGTTTGAGTTCCAGGTTGAGGCCCGCCAGCTGCTCCAGCTGATGATCCACTCGGTCTACTCGAACAAGGACGTCTTTCTCCGCGAGCTCGTCTCCAACGCCTCCGACGCGCTGGACAAGCTGCGCCTCGCCGCGCTGCGGGACGACACGCTCGACGCCGACGTCTCCGACCTGCACATCGACATCGAGACCGACCCCGAGGCCCGCACGCTGACGGTGCGCGACAACGGCATCGGCATGTCCTACGACGAGGTCGGCCGGCTGATCGGCACCATCGCCAACTCCGGCACCGCCGCGTTCGTCCAGGAACTGCGCGAGGCGCAGGACGAGGCCGGCGCCGAGGGGCTCATCGGACAGTTCGGCGTCGGCTTCTACTCCGGCTTCATGGTGGCCGACGAGATGACGCTGCTGACCCGGCGGGCCGGCGAGGGCCACGGCACCCGCTGGTCCTCGCGCGGCGAGGGCACGTACACCCTGGAGCGGGTGGACGACGCCCCCCAGGGCACGACGGTGACCCTCCACCTCAAGCCCGCCGACTCCGACGACCAGCTGCACGACTACACCTCGGAATGGACGATCAGGGAGATCGTCAAGCGCTACTCCGACTTCATCACCTGGCCGATCCGGATGATCCCGAAGGCGGCCGCGGGCGACACCCCCGAAGGGTCCGACGACGAGACCGCGGCCCCGCGCGAACCCGAGACGCTGAACTCGATGAAGGCGCTGTGGGCGCGCTCGCGCGAGGACGTGTCCGACGACGAGTACCACGAGCTGTACAAGCACATCAGCCACGACTGGCGCGAACCGCTGGAGACGATCCGGCTCCAGGCGGAGGGCACCTTCGAGTACCAGGCGCTGCTCTTCGTCCCCTCGCACGCCCCGCACGACCTGTACAACCAGAACTACAAGCGCGGAGTGCAGCTCTATGTGAAGCGCGTCTTCATCATGGACGACTGCGAGGCGCTGCTGCCGCCGTACCTGCGCTTCGTCAAGGGCGTGGTCGACGCGGCGGACCTCTCGCTGAACGTCTCCCGCGAGATCCTCCAGCAGGACCGGCACATCCGCATGATGCAGCGCCGCCTCACCAAGAAGGTCGTCTCCACGGTCAAGGACATGATGACCGCGGCTCCCGAGCGCTACGCCACCTTCTGGCGGGAGTTCGGCGCCGTCCTGAAGGAGGGGCTGCTCAGCGACGCCGACAACCGCGACGCCCTCCTCGCCGTCTCGTCGTTCGCGACCACGCACAGCGAGGACGAGCCGACCACGCTGAAGAGCTACGTGGAGCGGATGAAGGACGGGCAGGACGCCGTCTACTACCTGACCGGCGAGTCACGGGAGAGCATCGAGAACTCCCCGCACATGGAGGCGTTCCGCGCCAAGGGCATCGAGGTGCTGCTCCTGACCGACCCGGTCGACGAGGTGTGGGTCGACGCGGTCGGCGAGTTCGAGGGCAAGCCGCTGCGGTCCGTGGCCAAGGGCGAGGTCGACCTCGGCGGCGAGGACGACGAGAAGGCCGAGGGCGAGCGGGAGAAGCAGGGCGAGGAGTACGCGGCCCTGCTCGGCTGGATGACGGAGCACCTCGACGACGACGTCAAGGAGGTGCGGCTGTCCTCGCGCCTGACCGTGTCGCCGGCCTGCATCGTCTCCGACGCGCACGATCTGACCCCGGCGCTGGAGAACATGTACCGCGCCATGGGACAGGAGGTGCCCCGCGCCCGCCGGATCCTCGAACTCAACCCGGACCACGTCCTGGTGAAGGGCCTCAACCAGGCGTACAAGGAGCGCGAGGACCGCACGGGCCTCGCCGAGACCGCGGAACTGCTGCACGGACTCGCGGTCCTCGCCGAGGGCGGCCGCCCGAAGGAGCCCGGCCGCTTCGTGAAGCTGGTCGCCGACCACCTGGAACGCGCCCTGTAG
- a CDS encoding maleylpyruvate isomerase family mycothiol-dependent enzyme, with amino-acid sequence METAEFIRALDREGRALAAAAAQAGPDAKVPTCPEWQVRDLLRHTGTVHRWATSFVAGGHTSFLPFGQEPDLDGEPLLDWYRDGLLRLVDTLSGASPDVECWHFLPAPSPLAFWARRQAHETAVHRVDAEAARGRDVAEIARETDAGFAADGIDELLRGFHARPKSRVRTPQPAVLRVRATDLADAVWTVRLSAGPPVTERGAHGTADCEVSGPAAALCLSLWNRLPLPAVSGDASLAALWRETSGVN; translated from the coding sequence ATGGAGACTGCCGAGTTCATACGCGCCCTGGACCGCGAGGGGCGCGCGCTGGCCGCCGCGGCTGCGCAGGCCGGGCCCGACGCGAAGGTGCCGACCTGCCCGGAATGGCAGGTGAGGGATCTGCTGCGGCACACCGGCACGGTGCATCGCTGGGCGACCTCGTTCGTCGCCGGGGGCCACACCTCGTTCCTGCCGTTCGGGCAGGAGCCGGACCTCGACGGCGAGCCGCTGCTGGACTGGTACCGCGACGGGCTCCTGCGGTTGGTCGACACCCTGTCCGGCGCGTCGCCCGACGTGGAGTGCTGGCACTTCCTGCCCGCTCCGTCGCCGCTCGCGTTCTGGGCCCGGCGGCAAGCGCACGAGACGGCCGTGCACCGCGTGGACGCCGAAGCGGCCCGCGGCCGTGACGTCGCGGAGATCGCGCGGGAGACGGACGCCGGGTTCGCGGCCGACGGGATCGACGAACTGCTGCGCGGCTTCCACGCGCGCCCCAAGAGCCGGGTGCGCACACCGCAACCCGCGGTCCTGAGGGTGCGGGCGACCGACCTCGCCGACGCCGTGTGGACCGTGCGCCTGTCGGCCGGACCGCCGGTGACGGAACGCGGCGCGCACGGCACGGCCGACTGCGAGGTGTCGGGTCCGGCGGCGGCGCTCTGTCTGTCGCTGTGGAACCGGCTTCCGTTGCCCGCCGTGTCCGGCGACGCCTCGCTCGCGGCGCTGTGGCGGGAGACGTCCGGCGTGAACTGA
- a CDS encoding DUF6332 family protein: protein MSGHGERRRSQAERDAITVEIGYALFSAAFAAAVLFGAVAGPALLFELPSVAEKLSLRAGLVLAPVVFAVRVVSVLVRFRGGGQPSQPGRTSPDS, encoded by the coding sequence ATGAGCGGTCACGGGGAGCGGCGGCGGTCGCAGGCCGAGCGGGACGCGATCACCGTCGAGATCGGATACGCGCTGTTCAGCGCGGCGTTCGCGGCGGCGGTGCTGTTCGGGGCGGTGGCCGGACCGGCGCTGCTGTTCGAACTGCCGTCCGTGGCGGAGAAGTTGTCACTGCGCGCCGGACTGGTGCTCGCTCCCGTGGTGTTCGCGGTCCGGGTGGTTTCCGTCCTGGTCCGCTTCCGCGGCGGCGGTCAGCCGAGCCAGCCCGGCCGGACCAGCCCCGACTCATAG
- a CDS encoding response regulator transcription factor, whose protein sequence is MIRVLLADDQSLVRAGFRALLDAQPDIEVAGEAADGAAAVRAVRELRPDVVLMDIRMPLLDGLAATRRITEDDALAQVKVVMLTTFELDEYVFEAIRAGASGFLVKDTEPEELLRAVRAVVAGDALLSPGVTRRLIAEFAARSKEPAAAGALARLTEREREVMALVGIGLSNEEIARRLVVSPLTAKTHVSRTMVKLGARDRAQLVVLAYESGLVRPGWLG, encoded by the coding sequence GTGATCCGCGTACTGCTGGCCGACGACCAGTCGTTGGTCCGGGCGGGGTTCCGGGCGCTGCTCGACGCGCAGCCGGACATCGAGGTGGCCGGCGAGGCCGCCGACGGGGCGGCGGCGGTGCGCGCGGTGCGGGAACTGCGGCCCGACGTCGTGCTGATGGACATCCGGATGCCGCTGCTCGACGGACTCGCCGCCACCCGCCGGATCACCGAGGACGACGCTCTCGCCCAGGTCAAGGTGGTCATGCTCACCACCTTCGAGCTGGACGAGTACGTCTTCGAGGCGATCCGCGCGGGGGCGTCCGGCTTTCTGGTCAAGGACACCGAGCCGGAGGAACTCCTGCGTGCGGTGCGGGCGGTGGTCGCCGGGGACGCGCTGCTCTCACCGGGAGTGACGCGCCGGCTCATCGCCGAGTTCGCCGCCCGTTCCAAGGAGCCGGCCGCCGCCGGCGCGCTGGCCCGGCTCACCGAGCGGGAGCGGGAGGTGATGGCGCTGGTCGGGATCGGCCTGTCCAACGAGGAGATCGCCCGCCGCCTGGTCGTGAGCCCGCTCACCGCCAAGACCCATGTCAGCCGCACGATGGTGAAACTGGGCGCGCGGGACCGGGCCCAACTCGTGGTCCTGGCCTATGAGTCGGGGCTGGTCCGGCCGGGCTGGCTCGGCTGA
- a CDS encoding sensor histidine kinase, producing MDDERVHGPGGQQRWPRRRPFPWPPPRASREGAEPDAGRLPWRSTALITVLVLAGSAFAARAQEDQRAPLDLFARVLLLVACALLLWRLRRPVAVVFGTAAVVAVYLGAGYAYGPVFLTVAVACCSAVVAGHRRAAWTALGTLWAVRLLVAHWLYRWLPPAGDDSAPFWQEIVVAGWAVAIVAIAELARIRREQWARERAERAQAARRRAGEERLRIARELHDVLAHSLSVINVQAGVGLALLDSDPEQARTALTTIKSASKEALGEVRQVLDTLRTPGDAPRAPAPGLDRLPELVEQAARAGLTVDVTGRAPRLPPHTDLAAFRIVQEALTNVVRHSGSRHARVRLEDRGSTLRLRIDDDGPATGAEAGGSGNGLAGMRERAAALGGTIEAGQRPDGGFRVLAVLPTGAGGNQ from the coding sequence ATGGACGATGAGCGGGTGCACGGGCCGGGCGGCCAGCAGCGGTGGCCGCGGCGCCGGCCGTTCCCGTGGCCGCCCCCCAGGGCGAGCCGGGAGGGCGCGGAGCCGGACGCGGGACGCCTGCCCTGGCGGTCCACCGCCCTGATCACCGTGCTGGTGCTCGCCGGGTCGGCGTTCGCCGCCCGCGCGCAGGAGGACCAACGGGCCCCGCTGGACCTCTTCGCGCGGGTGCTGCTGCTCGTCGCCTGCGCTCTGCTGCTGTGGCGGCTGCGGCGGCCGGTGGCCGTGGTGTTCGGCACGGCCGCCGTCGTGGCGGTCTACCTCGGCGCGGGGTACGCGTACGGGCCGGTCTTCCTCACCGTGGCGGTGGCGTGCTGCTCGGCCGTGGTGGCGGGACACCGCCGGGCCGCCTGGACCGCCCTGGGCACGCTGTGGGCCGTCCGTCTGCTGGTGGCGCACTGGCTCTACCGGTGGCTGCCGCCCGCCGGGGACGACTCGGCCCCCTTCTGGCAGGAGATCGTCGTCGCCGGTTGGGCCGTGGCGATCGTGGCGATCGCGGAACTGGCCCGGATCCGCCGCGAGCAGTGGGCCAGGGAGCGGGCCGAACGCGCTCAGGCGGCCCGGCGGCGCGCCGGTGAGGAGCGTCTGCGCATCGCGCGCGAACTGCACGACGTCCTCGCCCACAGCCTCTCGGTCATCAACGTGCAGGCGGGCGTCGGCCTCGCGCTCCTCGACTCCGACCCGGAGCAGGCGCGCACGGCGCTCACCACCATCAAGTCCGCCAGCAAGGAGGCGCTGGGCGAGGTGCGCCAGGTGCTGGACACCCTGCGCACGCCGGGCGACGCCCCGCGCGCTCCGGCCCCCGGGCTGGACCGGCTGCCGGAGCTGGTGGAACAGGCGGCGCGCGCCGGGCTCACGGTCGACGTCACCGGCCGTGCGCCCCGGCTGCCGCCCCACACCGATCTCGCCGCCTTCCGCATCGTGCAGGAGGCCCTCACCAACGTCGTGCGCCACTCGGGCTCGCGTCACGCGCGCGTGCGGCTCGAGGACCGCGGCTCGACGCTGCGCCTGCGGATCGACGACGACGGACCGGCGACCGGCGCGGAGGCGGGCGGCAGCGGCAACGGTCTCGCCGGGATGCGGGAGCGGGCCGCCGCGCTCGGTGGCACGATCGAGGCGGGGCAGCGGCCCGACGGCGGGTTCCGCGTGCTCGCCGTGCTGCCGACCGGGGCCGGAGGGAACCAGTGA